The region AAGTATGAGCCTATGCCAATTAAAAAAGCCGAGTAGTTGCATTTATGCGACATTGGTTTTTTTATGTTTAATGGTGAGCACATCAGTTTATTCGCAAAAAGCAGCTACTCAAAATAAGCAGTCGCTCGAAAACAAAAAGAAAAAGCTTAACGAAGAAATTAATGAGATTAACTCGTTGTTAAGCGAAACTAAGGCGAGCAAAAAAACCTCCTTAAACCAATTGGTTGCCATCAATAAAAAAATCAGTATTCGTGAGGAGTTGATTAGTACTATTGTTGCAGAAATACAGCAATTAAACAAAGAGATTAAGCAAAACGAGAGAGAAATTACAAAGTTGCAGGAGAACCTTAAGCGCCTTAAGGATGAGTATGCAAGAATGATTTATTTTGCACAGCGTAACCGCGATTCATATAGCCGATTAGTTTTTATTTTTGCTTCCGGAGATTTTAATCAAGCCTATTTGCGTTTAAAGTATTTTCAGCAATATTCACAATTCAGAAAAAAACAGGCAAATGAGATTGTAACAGCTCAAAAAATATTAAATGAAAAGATCGAAGAACTGAAATCGAAAAAGCACGAGAAGGATTTATTGTTAGGAAATGAAGAGGAGGAAAAAGGAAATTTAACCAAAGAGAGAGAAGGACAGGAAGTAGTGCTAACGGAGTTACAGAAAAGAGAAAGACAGCTAAAGGAAGAATTGCAAAAGAAGAAGCGTGATGCGGAGAATTTGCAATTAGCGATTAAGCGCTTGATAGAAGCGGAGATTAAGCGTAAGGCAGAGCTGGCTGCGAAAGAAGCCGCCGCTGCCGCTGCCGCCAAAAAAGCTGCTGAGAAAAAAGCTGCGAAAGCAAAGAATATGAAGGAAGAAAAGGTGGAGACGAAAGAAGTAAAAGAAGTGAAGAAAGACGCGACCATGCCTGAATTGAGCGATGAGGCAGTGGAGTTGAGTAATGATTTTGCAAACAATCGTGGTAAACTGCCTTGGCCGGTAACCAAAGGATATATCTGTGAGCAGTACGGAGAGCATGAACATCCGGCCATTAAAGGATTCATGATGTTTAATAACGGTGTTGAAATTTGTTCTTCAATTGGAGCTCAG is a window of Bacteroidota bacterium DNA encoding:
- a CDS encoding peptidoglycan DD-metalloendopeptidase family protein is translated as MVSTSVYSQKAATQNKQSLENKKKKLNEEINEINSLLSETKASKKTSLNQLVAINKKISIREELISTIVAEIQQLNKEIKQNEREITKLQENLKRLKDEYARMIYFAQRNRDSYSRLVFIFASGDFNQAYLRLKYFQQYSQFRKKQANEIVTAQKILNEKIEELKSKKHEKDLLLGNEEEEKGNLTKEREGQEVVLTELQKRERQLKEELQKKKRDAENLQLAIKRLIEAEIKRKAELAAKEAAAAAAAKKAAEKKAAKAKNMKEEKVETKEVKEVKKDATMPELSDEAVELSNDFANNRGKLPWPVTKGYICEQYGEHEHPAIKGFMMFNNGVEICSSIGAQARAVFAGEVTGIAVSPTGGKLVIIRHGEYLSVYSNLGDVSVKTGDKVAVKQPLGTILHNEDEGKSSINLQIWKGQKTMDPSGWLSGIK